Part of the Pseudarthrobacter sp. NBSH8 genome is shown below.
CTGCCCGCCGCGGCCTGGCTGCGTCGGCATGGAGATATACCTTCCGGTCCCAGCCCGCGACAGCCACCGGCTCCAGCCTCCCCATGCTGACCAGATGGTCCACCGAAGAAGCTGCCGCCTTGACGGGCGTTCGGAAGTAATCCGCGAAACACTTCACGGTTCCGATGCCATGGGCTTGCGCGGCGGCGTCGATGAGCCGATGCATGGCCTCAACAGGGTCCGGCGTGACTTCGAGGGCAAGCCGGCGCGGCAGTACCTTGGCCGTCAGCGTGTATTTTCGCTCGAATTGTTCGGTTCTGGACGCCGCGGAGATGGTGCCGGCCTCGAACAGGTCTTCAAGCACGCGTTTAACGGCATTCCAGTTCCATCCCCAGTTGTCGTCCCGCCGGTCCTCCACATGCCCGATGTACGCCGTCAGTTCCGCGGCTGTCATGGGCCGCCCTTTGGCGAGGGCGCCGAGGATCTTTCCGGCCACGGCGTCGCGCAGTTCCGGGTCCATGGCGGCTGCCCCCACCCACGTGCGTTTCTGCCACAAGCGGAGGTCCTGGAAGTGCTCGGGCCGGATGAAGCTGGCCTCGTGCGCCCAGTACTCCATCATTCGTCTGGGAGGCGAGCTGGCCATCCGCTGAAGTATGTTGCGGTCGTAGTTGCCGAGCCTTGAAAAGAAGGGCAGAAAGTGACTGCGGGACAACACGTTGACGGAATCGATCTGGACAAGCTGGATCCGGGCAAAGGTACGGCCCACCGTCCGTAGGGTCACGGGGCCGGCGGGCCGTCCTTTGTCGAGTCGCTGAGCTGCCAGTGCGATCCGCCGGGCCTGGTTTAGGCTCAGCGTCGCTGGCACATCAGTCCTTTCATTGAGAGGCGTAAAGCGACCTAGATCCTTGCAGCCTCGTCATCGGAGCGGTAGGCGAGGATTTTTTCTTCGACGGCCGTTTCCCCTGGCTCGCATTCGTGGTCCAGGGTAATCACTCCATAGGTCCAGCCACGGCGCCGGTAGACCACCGAGGGCGTGTTAGTGGCTTTATCCACAAACAGGTAGAAATCGTGGCCCACGAGCTCCATGTTGTCCACAGCATCGTCAAGGGTGAGGGAGGCCGCAGGGAAGACCTTGCGCCGGATCAGTACAGGAGAGTCCCCTGCCGGGATGTCGTTCTCGACCTCGTAGGGCGATCGTTCAACAGGTGCTGCCTGGGCTTCGCTGCGATGGCTCGCCTCGACGTAAATGGGCTCGCTGGTACTTGCGGGTTCCAGTGACGCGGTGGCCTCACGTACTGCCTTGGGTGTGTGACGCCCGTGGTGGACCTTCTTGCGGTCCTTGGCGCGGCGGAGACGTTCAAGGAGCTTGGTGTAGGCGAGATCGAACGCAGCAAATTTGTCTGCGGCGCTGGCTTCGGCACGGATTACGGGTCCCCGGCCCAGAACCGTCACTTCAACGGTGAGCTGGTCGCCGGTCTGGCGTGCATTCGTTTCCTTGGAAACCTTCGCATCTACCCGCTGGACCTTGTCGCCAAGTGACTCGATCTTCGAGATCTTTTCACCGGCGTATTCGCGGAATCGGTCTGAGACCGTGAGATTTCGTCCGCTGATCATAAACTCCATGGTGCCCTCCAAATGACTTCGGTGACACGACGGCGACACTTCCCATGGGCCGATCTGCTTGACAGTCGAGCCCCTTTCCGAGCCGCCATCGAAAGGTACAACTTGTTCTTGGTACCCACAACCGACGTTAGTTCATGGCCACCTGTTATTCATCCTTTCTTCGTTTATTTTTTTCTAAGACGGGCCGCTTTCCGCCGGCTCCCGGGCCGGGCGATTCG
Proteins encoded:
- the hpf gene encoding ribosome hibernation-promoting factor, HPF/YfiA family → MEFMISGRNLTVSDRFREYAGEKISKIESLGDKVQRVDAKVSKETNARQTGDQLTVEVTVLGRGPVIRAEASAADKFAAFDLAYTKLLERLRRAKDRKKVHHGRHTPKAVREATASLEPASTSEPIYVEASHRSEAQAAPVERSPYEVENDIPAGDSPVLIRRKVFPAASLTLDDAVDNMELVGHDFYLFVDKATNTPSVVYRRRGWTYGVITLDHECEPGETAVEEKILAYRSDDEAARI
- a CDS encoding winged helix-turn-helix domain-containing protein codes for the protein MPATLSLNQARRIALAAQRLDKGRPAGPVTLRTVGRTFARIQLVQIDSVNVLSRSHFLPFFSRLGNYDRNILQRMASSPPRRMMEYWAHEASFIRPEHFQDLRLWQKRTWVGAAAMDPELRDAVAGKILGALAKGRPMTAAELTAYIGHVEDRRDDNWGWNWNAVKRVLEDLFEAGTISAASRTEQFERKYTLTAKVLPRRLALEVTPDPVEAMHRLIDAAAQAHGIGTVKCFADYFRTPVKAAASSVDHLVSMGRLEPVAVAGWDRKVYLHADAARPRRADGRALLSPFDSLVFERRRLEELFGFHYRIEIYTPSHLRRFGYYVLPFLLGETIVARVDLKADRAAGKLMVRSAYGEPDAPPGTAVEVAAELELMAGWLELDDIVVSPVGDLAESLAGALHHRAGPLRSQGTPAAWPVSLP